In a genomic window of Stegostoma tigrinum isolate sSteTig4 chromosome 43, sSteTig4.hap1, whole genome shotgun sequence:
- the LOC125449141 gene encoding zinc finger protein 239-like: MEGSSTIPTGDKLYTCYVCGQGLRQSFDQSKHKCGHTGKKPWKCEDCGKGFKSPSQLEIHRRSHTGVRPFSCSHCGKGFTQLSNLLTHQRVHTGERPFHCSKCGKGFATTFELMRHQQVHTDERAFKCADCGKCYKRSGELMSHQRVHTDERPFRCSHCGTGFRRSSQLTLHLRIHTGEKPFTCPECGKGFSRSSTLVTHQRVHSEERPFKCPNCAKCFKSSRELMRHQNVHTDKRNFRCPDCGKCYKNSWDLTLHRRAHTDERPFKCSHCGTGFRRSSQLTEHQRIHTGERPFTCSKCDKGFSTLSELKRHQRAHTDERPFKCPECGKCFKRPGDLRSHQRVHTIERPFMC, translated from the coding sequence ATGGAAGGAAGCAGCACCATTCCCACTGGGGATAAACTGTACACATGTTATGTGTGTGGACAAGGACTCAGACAATCATTTGACCAGTCCAAACATAAATGCGGTCACACTGGGAaaaaaccatggaaatgtgaggactGTGGAAAGGGTTTCAAAtccccatcccagctggaaattcATCGGCGCAGCCATACAGGAGTCAGGCCGTTTTCCTGTTCTcactgtggaaagggattcactcagttatccaacCTTctgacacaccagcgagttcacactggggagagaccattccaCTGTTccaagtgtgggaagggattcgcTACAACATTTGAATTGATGAGAcatcagcaagttcacacagATGAGAGAGCTTTTAAATGCgcagactgtgggaagtgctacAAAAGGTCAGGggaactgatgtcccatcaacgtgttcaTACAGATGAGAGACCATTCAGATGTTCTCACTGTGGGACTGGGTTCAGGCGATCATCTCAACTCACACTACACCtgcgaattcacactggggagaagccattcacgtgccctgagtgtgggaagggattctctCGCTCTTCCACCCTAGtcacacaccagcgagttcactctgagGAGAGACCTTTTAAGTGTCCTAACTGTGCAAAGTGCTTTAAAAGTTCCAGGGAGTTAATGCGCCATCAAAATGTTCACACTGACAAGAGGAATTTTAGATGCCCAGACTGTGGGAAATGCTATAAAAATTCCTGGGATTTGACATTACATCGACGtgctcacactgacgagagaccaTTTAAGTGCTCTCACTGCGGGACTGGGTTCAGGCGATCATCGCAGCTCACTgaacaccagcgaattcacactggggagagaccattcacctgctccaagtGTGACAAGGGATTCTCTACCTTATCTGAATTGAAGAGACATCAACGAgctcacactgatgagagacctttTAAGTGCCCAGAGTGTGGGAAGTGTTTTAAAAGGCCTGGAGACCTGAGGTCCCACCAACGTGTTCACACCATTGAGAGGCCATTCATGTGCTGA